ATTAATTAAAAAAGTTATTGATATTTATATAGAAATTATTGTAAAATAATAATTAATAATTAAGATTATGCTTAAAATGATTAATTTATTGAGTAAGGAGGAAGGTCGTGAATAAGTTATTGGGAAGAGTTAGGCAAAATAAGGGTTTTACCCTTATTGAGTTGCTGATTGTCATCATTATTCTGGCTGTGCTTGCCGCTATTGCAGTTCCCACATACCTGACAATGAGAGACAGAGCAAGGGAAGCAGGTACTGAAACGGAAATGGCAAATATTGCAACTGCACTTGAACTGTATCATGCTGATACAGAATCATATCCTGCAACAGCGAGCTGGTCTGAAGATTTGGAAGATGGAGGCTACATGGACAATGTGCCGACTACTGATATGTGGGGAAGGGCTTATACTTATGAAGGAAGCGACGATACTTATACGTTGACAAGTGACGGAGTCGACGAAGGAGAGGAAACCATATGATATAGTCTTCTCGAATGGACAGCAGACAGGTTTTGGAAAATTCAATACAAATGTAAGAGGAGCCACAACAACTGCCGGAGGTTAATAAATCTTAAAGCGCTTTTCTTAAAATAAAAAAACAGGGGACATCCCCTGTTTTTTTATTAATATATTCGGGTATAATCTTATTCCTGATACAATATTTTTGACTAGTTAAAACATGTATGTTATTATACAAAAATGCAAATATCTATTTCCCTATATGAAGCATAGATATAATATTTACTTTATATTGTAATAAAAAGTCATTGTATTAATGTAGCCAAGGGGAAAATGAAGGCAATACTGTATATAATTTTTATAACAGCCGGATTTGTTCTGGGAAGTTTCTTAAATGTTGTCATTTACAGGCTCCCTAGAAAAATATCAATTGTTGCCCCGTTTTCTTTTTGCCCCAATTGCAAAGCAGGAATAAAATTTTATGATAATATACCTTTGCTTTCATTCCTTATCCTAAAGGGAAAATGCAGGAATTGTAAAATTAAAATACCTGCAAGATATCCTATTGTAGAAACTGTATCAGCAGTCCTTTTCGCCTTAAACTTTCATTATTTTGGCATAAGCCCGGCATGTCTTTCAGGGATTTTATTAAGTATTGCCTTAATAATAGTTTCTTTTATAGATATGGAGCTGCAGCTTATCCCGAACGTGATAGTATTGCCTTTTACATTGATAGGTTTAGCAATAAGTTTGGTAATAAATATTTCTTCAGATTGGCGGGGATGGTGGATACCGCTTGCTTACACAGTCGGCGCTTTTCTTTTTATGTTTATAATAAATCTGATATATCCCAAGGGCATGGGGATGGGGGATGTAAAACTCAGTATGATGGCAGGAGCATTCTTATCCGAAAAAATAATTCCGGGACTTTTTATAGGATTTCTTGCCGGTTCAATAATAGGCATATCCCTTATTGTTTTTAAAAAGAAAAAATTCAGGCAGAGCATAGCTTTCGGACCCTTTATATCCTTTGGTTGTATTGCAGCTCTTTTTTATGGTGATAAAATTATTAATTGGTATTTATCATTAATTTAATAAAAGAAAAAATATGTATGAAGTTGGCCTTGATATTAGTTCAAACAAAATAAGTGCATCGGTTTTTTCAAAAAAAGGCAGTAATCTTTTTTTGAAAAACTGTGGCTGTATAGAGATAGAGAGACATGCGGTTGAAGCAAGTGAGATTATAGATTCAGTTGTCTTTGTCAATGGCATTAAAGAACTGTGGAAAAATTATAAGCTCGGTAATAAAACAGTCAATGTGGGAATTTCGGATACAAAAATAGTTTTAAAAGAAATTGTAATTCCTCTGATTGATGAAAAAGAAATAGATAATGCCATAAGATATCAGATTGAGGAGTTTGTCCCGATACCTAAGGAAAATCTTATTTATGACTATTACGTCATTGAAAAAAAAGATAATTCTTCTGTCGTAATGATAGTTGGAGTAATGAAAAGCATGATAGAAAACATAGTAGCTGTTTTAAAATCAGCGGGACTGAAGATCAATGCAATAGAAGCAAACTGCTTTTCTCTTTTCAGGCTGGCCGACCGGTATTTTGATTTTAAAAACAGACACAAAGAAGATGAGAACAGTTCGGATTGCATAGTTTACTTTGGCAATGATGTCTCAATAATTGAATTCGTGAATAAAGAAGAACTGAGATATCCCAGGTTTATTAATTCGTCCTTATCTGTATTTAATGAAAATCTGTCTAAAAAAATATCAATTTCCCCGGAAGAAGCTGCCAGAATACTTGATGATTTTGATATGGAATTATTATTGTCGAAGGATTCATCAAAAAAAGCCGGAACAGTTTCCGAAAACAGTGAAGTTGCCGATAGCACCGATAGCGGGGAAGCAAAGAAAGAAGAATTTGAAGAAACAGATGAAAAAAACATACTGATAAAAGACAGCATCAAGATATCAGCCAATCAGTTAATAAATGAAATTTCCAGGTCGATCGAGCATTTTTTACAGGAAAACAGGAGTTTCACTGTTGAAGAAATAGTGTTTTGCGGTGAAAACCTGAAAAATATGGAAAAATATATGTCAAAAAATCTTAAATATGATCTTAAAAGAATCGATCTTGCAGCCGGATTTCTGCCGGATACATTAAAAAGAAGCTTTCTTTTCAAAGGTATTGATAAATCTAAAATTACCAATTCAATAATACTGAGCTGCGGACTTGCTTTAAGGGGGTTGAAGAATTGAAGGATATCAATCTTCTTCCAAAAGTAGAAAAACAGAAAAAGAAAGGTCACTTTCTTTTTAATTTCTTTCTGATAATACTGATAATTCTTCTGATTATAATTTCCGGTCTTTCCTGGCTATCCGGAAACTCAAAAAAAGAACTGGCCGGAAAGCTTGAAATAATTGAAAAAACAAATTTTGATCTGAACATATACAGGGATAAATTGCTGTTTTATAAGGACTTTGAAGAAGATGTCACATATAAGTCTTCCTTAAACCAATCGTTAAGCGATAAAACAATAAAATGG
This is a stretch of genomic DNA from Actinomycetota bacterium. It encodes these proteins:
- a CDS encoding pilus assembly protein PilM, with product MYEVGLDISSNKISASVFSKKGSNLFLKNCGCIEIERHAVEASEIIDSVVFVNGIKELWKNYKLGNKTVNVGISDTKIVLKEIVIPLIDEKEIDNAIRYQIEEFVPIPKENLIYDYYVIEKKDNSSVVMIVGVMKSMIENIVAVLKSAGLKINAIEANCFSLFRLADRYFDFKNRHKEDENSSDCIVYFGNDVSIIEFVNKEELRYPRFINSSLSVFNENLSKKISISPEEAARILDDFDMELLLSKDSSKKAGTVSENSEVADSTDSGEAKKEEFEETDEKNILIKDSIKISANQLINEISRSIEHFLQENRSFTVEEIVFCGENLKNMEKYMSKNLKYDLKRIDLAAGFLPDTLKRSFLFKGIDKSKITNSIILSCGLALRGLKN
- a CDS encoding prepilin peptidase, producing MKAILYIIFITAGFVLGSFLNVVIYRLPRKISIVAPFSFCPNCKAGIKFYDNIPLLSFLILKGKCRNCKIKIPARYPIVETVSAVLFALNFHYFGISPACLSGILLSIALIIVSFIDMELQLIPNVIVLPFTLIGLAISLVINISSDWRGWWIPLAYTVGAFLFMFIINLIYPKGMGMGDVKLSMMAGAFLSEKIIPGLFIGFLAGSIIGISLIVFKKKKFRQSIAFGPFISFGCIAALFYGDKIINWYLSLI
- a CDS encoding prepilin-type N-terminal cleavage/methylation domain-containing protein, yielding MNKLLGRVRQNKGFTLIELLIVIIILAVLAAIAVPTYLTMRDRAREAGTETEMANIATALELYHADTESYPATASWSEDLEDGGYMDNVPTTDMWGRAYTYEGSDDTYTLTSDGVDEGEETI